Proteins found in one Loxodonta africana isolate mLoxAfr1 chromosome 21, mLoxAfr1.hap2, whole genome shotgun sequence genomic segment:
- the LOC100659448 gene encoding putative claudin-24: MAFVFRIAMQLVGLLLSLLGWVLSIITTYLPHWKILNLELNEMENWTMGLWQTCVIQEEVGWQCKDFDSFLALPAELRISRVLMFLSNGLGFLGLLVSGFGLDCLRIGERQQDLKKRLLILGGVLFWTSGITALVPVSWVAHVTVQEFWDETIPEIVPRWEFGEALFIGWFAGFSLVLGGFLLNCVACSAQAPPASGHYTAAEVQTQCLHLENGTADPEV, from the coding sequence ATGGCTTTTGTCTTTAGGATAGCAATGCAACTGGTTGGACTTTTATTATCTTTGCTGGGATGGGTTTTATCCATTATTACAACTTATTTGCCACATTGGAAAATCCTCAATCTAGAgttaaatgagatggagaactGGACCATGGGACTCTGGCAAACCTGTGTCATCCAAGAGGAAGTGGGGTGGCAATGCAAGGACTTTGACTCTTTCTTGGCTTTGCCTGCTGAACTCAGGATCTCCAGGGTTTTGATGTTTCTGTCAAATGGGCTCGGATTTCTGGGCCTGCTGGTCTCCGGGTTTGGCCTAGACTGCCTGAGAATTGGAGAGAGACAGCAAGATCTCAAGAAGCGACTGCTAATTCTAGGAGGAGTCCTGTTCTGGACCTCAGGGATCACAGCTCTTGTTCCAGTCTCCTGGGTTGCCCACGTCACGGTTCAGGAATTTTGGGATGAGACCATTCCTGAGATTGTCCCCAGGTGGGAGTTTGGGGAAGCCCTCTTTATTGGCTGGTTTGCTGGATTTTCTCTGGTGCTAGGAGGGTTTCTGCTTAACTGTGTGGCCTGCTCAGCTCAAGCCCCTCCAGCTTCGGGCCACTACACAGCAGCAGAAGTGCAAACTCAGTGTCTACACCTGGAAAATGGAACTGCAGACCCTGAAGTGTAA
- the LOC100670825 gene encoding claudin-22 has protein sequence MSLVFRTVAQLAGISLSLLGWVLSCLTNYLPHWKNLNLDLNEMENWTMGLWQTCVIQEEGGMECKDFDSFLALPAELRISRVLMFLSNGLGFLGLLVSGFGLDCLRIGERQQDLKKRLLILGGVLFWTSGITALAPVSWVAHITVQEFWDETIPEIVPRWEFGEALFIGWFAGFFLVLGGSLLNYAACLAQAPPASGHYAAAEAQDHCQQLEMKNTNVKI, from the coding sequence ATGTCCTTGGTATTTAGAACTGTGGCGCAATTAGCTGGGATTTCATTGTCTTTGCTGGGATGGGTTTTATCCTGTCTTACCAATTACCTGCCACATTGGAAAAACCTCAATCTGGacttaaatgagatggagaattGGACAATGGGACTCTGGCAAACCTGTGTCATCCAGGAGGAAGGCGGGATGGAATGCAAGGACTTTGATTCTTTCTTGGCTTTGCCTGCTGAACTCAGGATCTCCAGGGTTTTGATGTTTCTGTCAAATGGGCTTGGATTTCTGGGCCTGCTGGTCTCCGGGTTTGGCCTAGACTGCCTGAGAATTGGAGAGAGACAGCAAGATCTCAAGAAGCGACTGCTAATTCTAGGAGGAGTCCTGTTCTGGACCTCAGGGATCACAGCCCTTGCTCCAGTCTCCTGGGTCGCCCACATCACGGTTCAGGAATTTTGGGATGAGACCATTCCTGAGATTGTCCCCCGGTGGGAGTTTGGGGAAGCCCTCTTTATTGGCTGGTTTGCTGGATTTTTTCTTGTGCTAGGAGGGTCTCTGCTTAACTATGCAGCCTGCTTAGCACAAGCCCCTCCAGCTTCGGGCCACTACGCAGCAGCAGAAGCCCAAGACCATTGCCAACAACTAgagatgaagaacaccaacgtgAAAATCTAA